The segment AGCGACGACGCCGCGGGACCCTCCAGGACCACGAGCCCGGCGCAGACATTCTCCTGACGCACGACCTCCGCGACGGCCTCGCGGTCGTCGGTTGCCACGTCGTACCACTGGTCGACCCCGTGTGCGGCGAGCAAGGTACGGCTGAGCCGGGAAGCAAGCCCGACGAAACGCAGGGGCACGGGCGCGGATCGATGGAGCTCGGCTATCACCGCACACAGTTTTCCGGTGCTTCCCCACCCGAATTCGGCCCCGGCGACGGCGATCGTCAGTCCTGAATTCCGTAGGCCGAGGGAAGAGTTCACCGCTGCGAGTACATCGGCCATGGGTCTCCTCAGGTGTGGGGTCCCGTCCCGAAGGAGATCCGGGACGGGGCTGAAGATCTCGACGAGCACAACTCATCACGCGAACCTGGCATCTCCCTGGCAGGCACCTGCCAACGACCTGATGTGGCGTAGGTCACAGAGCGAGGCGGCTCCCGTGCCCTACTGGCTCCCGACCCCCTCCCCCGGGCCGAGCCAGTAGCCGAATCCCTTACGGGTGTGGATCAAGGGGGGAGCCTCCCGGTCGACCTTGCGCCGGAGGCGGGAGATGAGCGACTCGATGGTGTTCTCGGTGCGGGCCCCGTCCTCACCCCACACATTCCGACTGATCTGCTCCTTGGACAGGACCTGCCCCGAGTGGAGCAAGAGGCAGCGCAGCAGCCGGTACTCCGTGGGTGACAGACTGAGCTCTCGCGGTCCGCGCCACACCTGGCACGTTGCGTCGTTCAGGACGAGGTCGCCCAGGATGAGGCCGGCATGGCGCGGCGCGCGTTCCGGCCGTCCGGCACCCCGGTCGTGCAGCAGCACCTGCACTCTGGCCAAAATTTCCGGCATGCGCAGCGGCTTGAGGACATAGTCGGCGACGCCGAGACTGAGCCATGGACACAGACCGTCCAGTGACGTGGACTCGGTCAGGAACAGCACCGGGGCGCTGCCGTCGGCCAGGCGCTGATACCCCGCCAGTTCGTGCGCGTCAGGCATCAGGGTGTCGATGATCAGCAGGTCGAACCGCTGGGCGGCCAGCAGCACCAGCGCCCCGGCCCTGGTGCCGGCCCCGGCGACCTGATACCCCGCCAGCTCCAGACTCTCCAGGACCTTTTCGGATGTTGCCGCCGGGCCGAGGACGAGTAAGGACGCTTGCCGATCGCCGCCGGCCGGAGGGAACTTCTCACGGGAAGTCAGGTGCATGGAGTTCTGCTTCCTTCTGCGTGGGTTCTTCATTGGGGGGTCCGGGAGCCGGTGGCTCATCGGCCTGTTTCTCTCCATGAGGTGATGCTGTGTTCCTTGACGCGCCGCTAGCGCCGCAGGATGAGTGCGTCGCTGAACCGGGAGAGAACATCGGTGAATTCCACGGCGAACGCTGGGTGCCGTGTACAAGCAGTGCCCACCACGGCCGCGTGGTGCCGGTCCGCGATGAGGTGGTGGATGTGGTCGACTCCGAGTGCGGTCAGGGCCGCCGTGAGGCGGGTCCGCAACCGGTCGCTCGGCCTGAGGTGACGGCAGCCCGTAAGAAGTCTGCCCGGACGGGCTCGTGAGCCTGCTGCTCAATAGTCAGACCGAGAACGAAAGCGAAAGATGGACCAGTGGTACAGCCAGACAGCCTTCTTCGGGTCCCTGCCACGTTCTTTCACGGCGCCGATGGAGGTGTCGGCGAAGGCCGGCGTATGCGGCCCCGTGGTGACGAGACCGTTTGACGAGGCGGGCGCCATCGCGATGCGCCGGGCAGGGCCTGGCGGCAGGCGCCCCGGAGCACGGTCAGCCGCGCATAGGGCTCGGTCGGCAGGTGCGCGCCGGCACCGGCCAAGGGGCCGATGATGCGCTCGGCGAGCCGCGCAAGAAGTCCCTGCTTGTTGCCGACGTGCCACCGCACGGAGTTGTGCTGGATCGCCAGGCGGTCAGCGACGGCTCGGAGGTCAACGCACCGGCTTTTCTGGCTACCGTGGGGTGGACGCGGCGGGCCGCTTGCGCAGCAGACTGACGGTGAGAAGCGCCAGCTCCGTTGCCAGGGCGACCACGGTCGGCACGGTCTGCCAGACCGGAACGGCTGAGGCCAGGTTGGTCATCAGGTAGCCCACGAGGATGACAGCGAGTGCCGCCGCCTGAACGTCATGACGCATCCACCACCGCGTGCGGGGACGCTCTGCCGCTCGTCGAGCTGTAACGCATACAGCTCGACGGGGCCGAACTCCTCCTGGGGAGAACACCCCGTGGCGGTGAGGTGATGGGTGGCCTCCCTGGTGAGTTCGGCGGCCCGGGAGCGGGACAGTCCGTGCCGTTCCTCAAGCAGCGGTATGCGGTCGCGAGCCACGACGGCCGCGTACCACTCCGGCGCACCGAAGGCGTCCTCGGGCGTCTCACCGCTCTGCGCGCAGCGCAGGTCCACCTCATCGAGCACCATGCCGGCGGTGGCCCTGTCCACCGACTGCCCCGCCGGCGCCAGCCTCGCCCGAGCTTCCCACCGGGAAGTCAAGTCCGTCACTACTCCTCCTTCGTTACCTGCTCCAGCAGCCGGTCCATCAAGTCGGAGAACCGCTGCCACGTCGCGGCCTCCTCGAGCAGTCGAGCCCGTCCGGCATCGCTGAGCCGGTACACCTTGCGACCCGGCCCGCCTTCCCCGGGCTCCCAGCGGGCTTCCACCAGCCCTTCGATCTCCATCCGACCGAGCACCGGGTACAGCGCTCCCCCGCGGATGGTGCCGAATCCGTGGGCGGCCAACTGCTGCACCAGCGCATAGCCGTGCTGATCCCCCTGCGCCAGCACAGCGGCGAGCGCCAGCGGCAGCACACCCCGCAGCCAGCCCGATGAGGGTTCCTTCACAGGCATCCCGTAGTCACGCCAACCCTCTACTCAAATCTCGACTAGTTCGATTTCAGAGTAGTGACCTTCCAGCCCTGCGTCCAGTACCGGCCACTTCAGTCGGTGCGGGTGGGGGCGCCGTCAACGCACAGCGATCCAACCTGCAGATAACTGAGCGTGCTGCTCTGCGTGTTGGAGTGCGGGGACGACTGCGGGCAGAGCTGCGGTCGGCGCTTCCTGGGTGGTCACTCCTGGCACCGCCCGCCGGGGCCGCGCCCCGGGCCGCCTTGGCTCAGCCCAGCGCGTCCATCAGGGCGGTGACATAGGCATCCAGCCGCGCCTCCACGGCTCGCGTCGTCAGCTCTGTTCTCCCTGCCTCACGCCATGGCTGCGCCACCCGCTGCACTTCTTCTGAGCACGCCAGCCCGTCCCGCACCTGCCAGTACAGCCGCTCGCTCGCGGCCGCGGCCAGCACCCCGCCGGCCTCCTCATACGCCTCAGCGAACCGCAG is part of the Streptomyces platensis genome and harbors:
- a CDS encoding response regulator transcription factor; the encoded protein is MHLTSREKFPPAGGDRQASLLVLGPAATSEKVLESLELAGYQVAGAGTRAGALVLLAAQRFDLLIIDTLMPDAHELAGYQRLADGSAPVLFLTESTSLDGLCPWLSLGVADYVLKPLRMPEILARVQVLLHDRGAGRPERAPRHAGLILGDLVLNDATCQVWRGPRELSLSPTEYRLLRCLLLHSGQVLSKEQISRNVWGEDGARTENTIESLISRLRRKVDREAPPLIHTRKGFGYWLGPGEGVGSQ
- a CDS encoding PadR family transcriptional regulator, encoding MKEPSSGWLRGVLPLALAAVLAQGDQHGYALVQQLAAHGFGTIRGGALYPVLGRMEIEGLVEARWEPGEGGPGRKVYRLSDAGRARLLEEAATWQRFSDLMDRLLEQVTKEE